One genomic region from Marmota flaviventris isolate mMarFla1 chromosome 6, mMarFla1.hap1, whole genome shotgun sequence encodes:
- the LOC117794598 gene encoding serpin B9-like isoform X2: MDSLSKANGTFAIQVLKMLCQDRPSQNVFFSPLSISSALAMVLLGAKGNTKDQMAQAMSLNTEEDIHKGFQMLLTQVNKPGSKYLLTTANRLFGEKTYDFLSTFKESCLQFYHAELELLSFAEATEKSREHINTWVSKETEGKIPELLPMGSIDEQTRLVLVNAIYFQGTWDEKFDKPCTKEMPFKINQEEWPVQMMWQEANFNFIYISEAQTKVLELPYAGKMLSMIILLPDEDVDLSVVENNLTFEKFIAWTKAASLQNTEVEVFLPRFKLQEDYEMKSVLQRLGMVDAFQPGQADLSAMSTETDLCLSKVVHKSVVEVNEEGTEAAAATAVNIVLFGSSCKPTFCANHPFLFFIRHNETNTVLFCGRFSSP, translated from the exons ATGGATTCTCTTTCAAAAGCAAATGGCACCTTTGCCATCCAGGTTTTGAAGATGCTGTGTCAAGACAGACCTtcacaaaatgtgtttttttctcccctgagCATCTCCTCTGCCTTGGCCATGGTCCTCCTGGGGGCAAAGGGCAACACCAAAGACCAGATGGCTCAG GCAATGTCTTTAAACACAGAGGAAGACATCCATAAGGGCTTCCAGATGCTTCTCACCCAAGTGAACAAGCCTGGGTCTAAGTACTTGCTTACAACAGCCAACAGGCTCTTTGGAGAGAAGACCTATGATTTCCTCTCA ACATTTAAGGAGTCCTGTCTTCAGTTCTACCATGCGGAGCTGGAGCTGCTGTCCTTTGCTGAAGCTACAGAGAAGTCCAGGGAGCATATAAATACTTGGGTCTCAAAAGAGACGGAAG GTAAAATTCCAGAGTTGCTACCAATGGGCTCAATTGATGAGCAGACAAGGCTGGTTCTTGTCAATGCCATCTACTTCCAAGGAACATGGGATGAGAAATTTGACAAACCATGCACAAAAGAAATGCCTTTCAAAATAAACCAG GAGGAATGGCCAGTGCAGATGATGTGGCAGGAAGCCAATTTTAACTTCATCTACATCAGTGAGGCCCAGACAAAGGTGTTGGAGCTGCCCTATGCTGGCAAGATGCTGAGCATGATCATCCTGCTCCCAGATGAGGACGTGGACCTCAGTGTG GTGGAAAATAACCTGACTTTTGAGAAATTCATAGCCTGGACCAAGGCAGCCTCTTTGCAGAATACTGAAGTGGAAGTTTTCCTTCCAAGATTTAAACTGCAGGAGGATTATGAAATGAAGTCTGTGCTTCAGCGTTTGGGAATGGTGGATGCCTTTCAACCAGGCCAGGCTGACTTGTCTGCCATGTCAACTGAGACAGACCTGTGTCTGTCCAAAGTTGTGCACAAGAGTGTCGTGGAGGTGAATGAAGAAGGCACTGAGGCTGCGGCAGCCACAGCCGTAAACATAGTGCTATTTGGCTCATCATGTAAACCAACATTCTGTGCTAACcaccccttccttttcttcatcaGGCATAATGAAACCAACACTGTTCTTTTCTGTGGCAGGTTCTCATCTCCCTAA
- the LOC117794598 gene encoding serpin B9-like isoform X1, protein MDSLSKANGTFAIQVLKMLCQDRPSQNVFFSPLSISSALAMVLLGAKGNTKDQMAQAMSLNTEEDIHKGFQMLLTQVNKPGSKYLLTTANRLFGEKTYDFLSTFKESCLQFYHAELELLSFAEATEKSREHINTWVSKETEGKIPELLPMGSIDEQTRLVLVNAIYFQGTWDEKFDKPCTKEMPFKINQEEEWPVQMMWQEANFNFIYISEAQTKVLELPYAGKMLSMIILLPDEDVDLSVVENNLTFEKFIAWTKAASLQNTEVEVFLPRFKLQEDYEMKSVLQRLGMVDAFQPGQADLSAMSTETDLCLSKVVHKSVVEVNEEGTEAAAATAVNIVLFGSSCKPTFCANHPFLFFIRHNETNTVLFCGRFSSP, encoded by the exons ATGGATTCTCTTTCAAAAGCAAATGGCACCTTTGCCATCCAGGTTTTGAAGATGCTGTGTCAAGACAGACCTtcacaaaatgtgtttttttctcccctgagCATCTCCTCTGCCTTGGCCATGGTCCTCCTGGGGGCAAAGGGCAACACCAAAGACCAGATGGCTCAG GCAATGTCTTTAAACACAGAGGAAGACATCCATAAGGGCTTCCAGATGCTTCTCACCCAAGTGAACAAGCCTGGGTCTAAGTACTTGCTTACAACAGCCAACAGGCTCTTTGGAGAGAAGACCTATGATTTCCTCTCA ACATTTAAGGAGTCCTGTCTTCAGTTCTACCATGCGGAGCTGGAGCTGCTGTCCTTTGCTGAAGCTACAGAGAAGTCCAGGGAGCATATAAATACTTGGGTCTCAAAAGAGACGGAAG GTAAAATTCCAGAGTTGCTACCAATGGGCTCAATTGATGAGCAGACAAGGCTGGTTCTTGTCAATGCCATCTACTTCCAAGGAACATGGGATGAGAAATTTGACAAACCATGCACAAAAGAAATGCCTTTCAAAATAAACCAG GAGGAGGAATGGCCAGTGCAGATGATGTGGCAGGAAGCCAATTTTAACTTCATCTACATCAGTGAGGCCCAGACAAAGGTGTTGGAGCTGCCCTATGCTGGCAAGATGCTGAGCATGATCATCCTGCTCCCAGATGAGGACGTGGACCTCAGTGTG GTGGAAAATAACCTGACTTTTGAGAAATTCATAGCCTGGACCAAGGCAGCCTCTTTGCAGAATACTGAAGTGGAAGTTTTCCTTCCAAGATTTAAACTGCAGGAGGATTATGAAATGAAGTCTGTGCTTCAGCGTTTGGGAATGGTGGATGCCTTTCAACCAGGCCAGGCTGACTTGTCTGCCATGTCAACTGAGACAGACCTGTGTCTGTCCAAAGTTGTGCACAAGAGTGTCGTGGAGGTGAATGAAGAAGGCACTGAGGCTGCGGCAGCCACAGCCGTAAACATAGTGCTATTTGGCTCATCATGTAAACCAACATTCTGTGCTAACcaccccttccttttcttcatcaGGCATAATGAAACCAACACTGTTCTTTTCTGTGGCAGGTTCTCATCTCCCTAA